A single Methylobacterium sp. 17Sr1-1 DNA region contains:
- a CDS encoding helix-turn-helix transcriptional regulator, with protein MVTISAFARTAALVGDPARAGMLAVLMDGRALTASELARAAGVTPQTASGHLAQLAEAGLLTVARQGRHRYHRLASPAVARMLEGVMAVAAGATPAPARPSTRSPGPRDAALREARTCYDHLAGRLAVAMADSLVARGAVELGEDGGALTPAGEDFLRGLGVDLAAASSGRRVFCRPCLDWSERRPHIAGALGAALLATCLDRDWLRRSEGSRAVAVTPAGRLALGRAFGYGRPCACGDAA; from the coding sequence ATGGTGACCATCTCCGCCTTCGCCCGCACCGCCGCCCTGGTGGGCGATCCGGCCCGCGCCGGCATGCTGGCCGTGCTGATGGACGGACGGGCGCTGACCGCGTCGGAGCTCGCCCGCGCCGCCGGCGTGACGCCGCAGACCGCCAGCGGCCATCTCGCGCAGCTCGCGGAGGCCGGCCTCCTCACGGTCGCGCGCCAGGGGCGCCACCGCTACCACCGCCTCGCCTCCCCGGCGGTGGCGCGGATGCTGGAGGGCGTGATGGCGGTGGCGGCCGGCGCGACGCCGGCCCCCGCCCGGCCGTCCACCCGGTCTCCCGGCCCCCGGGACGCCGCCCTGCGCGAGGCCCGGACCTGCTACGACCACCTCGCCGGCCGCCTCGCCGTCGCGATGGCGGATTCCCTCGTGGCGCGCGGCGCGGTCGAGCTCGGCGAGGATGGCGGCGCTCTCACGCCGGCGGGAGAGGACTTCCTGCGCGGCCTCGGGGTCGATCTCGCCGCGGCGTCCTCCGGACGGCGGGTCTTCTGCCGTCCCTGCCTCGACTGGAGCGAGCGCCGGCCCCACATCGCCGGCGCCCTCGGCGCGGCCCTGCTGGCGACCTGCCTCGACCGCGACTGGCTGCGCCGGAGCGAGGGCAGCCGGGCCGTCGCGGTGACGCCCGCCGGGCGCCTCGCCCTGGGCCGGGCCTTCGGCTACGGGCGGCCTTGCGCCTGCGGCGACGCGGCCTGA
- a CDS encoding acyl-homoserine-lactone synthase has product MIHVVTAANQDRYAAEMEEVWRLRHKVFVEEKGWSALRRPDGREIDQFDTAYAAHFLAIENGHVIGYSRLLPTTRPHLLSDVLPELCEGDRPAGPQIWEWTRQAVAPSHRTRGKNHPVTLEVMTGIVEWGLENGVTGFLAQMPILYLLHVLQLHFRAVPLGVPAEIDGERIIAVDARFDARTLRKLQEIRGTKASVLAPTSPTYLMA; this is encoded by the coding sequence ATGATCCACGTCGTCACCGCCGCCAACCAGGATCGCTACGCCGCCGAGATGGAGGAGGTCTGGCGCCTGCGCCACAAGGTCTTCGTCGAGGAGAAGGGGTGGAGCGCCCTGCGCCGCCCGGACGGGCGCGAGATCGACCAGTTCGACACCGCCTACGCCGCCCATTTCCTGGCGATCGAGAACGGCCACGTGATCGGCTACAGCCGGCTCCTGCCGACGACCCGGCCGCACCTGCTCTCGGACGTGCTGCCGGAGCTGTGCGAGGGCGACCGGCCGGCCGGGCCGCAGATCTGGGAATGGACCCGCCAGGCGGTGGCGCCGAGCCACCGCACCCGCGGCAAGAACCATCCGGTCACCCTCGAGGTGATGACCGGCATCGTCGAGTGGGGCCTGGAGAACGGGGTGACGGGCTTCCTCGCCCAGATGCCGATCCTCTACCTGCTGCACGTCCTCCAGCTGCATTTCCGGGCAGTGCCGCTCGGCGTGCCGGCGGAGATCGACGGCGAGCGCATCATCGCGGTGGACGCCCGCTTCGACGCCCGCACCCTGCGCAAGCTGCAGGAGATCCGGGGCACCAAGGCCTCGGTCCTGGCTCCCACCTCGCCGACCTACCTGATGGCCTGA
- a CDS encoding nuclear transport factor 2 family protein: MVETENCSRRVLLAGLTVGLAMPALAAGTGTAQAADESEAVARQLEALRVAIVEGDAKALDALTHPQMSYGHSSGRKIETKPQFIASLAGKTNYKSLTFSEQWIQVVGDNAMVRHVWDGADILPNGETGRSYIAVLQVWLKDGGQWRLLARQSTPLKPA; this comes from the coding sequence ATGGTGGAGACCGAGAACTGCTCGCGGCGGGTGCTGCTGGCGGGCCTGACGGTGGGTCTGGCGATGCCGGCGCTGGCGGCCGGGACGGGAACGGCGCAGGCCGCGGACGAGAGCGAGGCGGTGGCCCGCCAGCTCGAGGCCCTGCGCGTCGCGATCGTGGAGGGCGACGCCAAGGCGCTCGACGCCCTCACCCATCCGCAGATGAGCTACGGCCATTCCAGCGGCCGCAAGATCGAGACCAAGCCCCAGTTCATCGCCAGCCTCGCCGGCAAGACCAACTACAAGTCTCTGACCTTCTCCGAGCAGTGGATCCAGGTCGTCGGCGACAACGCCATGGTCCGCCACGTCTGGGACGGCGCCGACATCCTGCCCAACGGGGAGACCGGCCGCTCCTACATCGCGGTGCTGCAGGTCTGGCTCAAGGACGGGGGCCAGTGGCGGCTGCTCGCCCGGCAGAGCACCCCGCTCAAGCCCGCCTGA
- a CDS encoding phage holin family protein, with protein MSTIRLVVEAVRLASTLAVKEITLFSDEVDRIVRVVSGWALWGGAILLFACVSGFLLLMALVKGLAALIGSEAVAAVIGAAPFALAAALLTWWGLRKMDLRR; from the coding sequence GTGAGCACGATCAGGCTGGTGGTCGAGGCCGTCCGCCTCGCCAGCACCCTGGCCGTCAAGGAGATCACGCTGTTCTCCGACGAGGTCGACCGGATCGTCCGGGTCGTCTCGGGCTGGGCCCTGTGGGGCGGCGCGATCCTGCTCTTCGCCTGCGTCAGCGGGTTCCTGCTGCTGATGGCCCTGGTGAAGGGGCTCGCGGCGCTGATCGGCTCGGAGGCGGTCGCCGCGGTGATCGGGGCGGCGCCCTTCGCCCTCGCGGCCGCCCTGCTGACGTGGTGGGGCCTGCGGAAGATGGACCTGCGGCGGTAG
- a CDS encoding phosphoribosylaminoimidazolesuccinocarboxamide synthase: MQAAELAPFSDYVLPEATLPDLPGHYRGKVRDNYDLPDGRRILITSDRLSAFDRELAAIPLKGQVLTQTARYWFEKTRDICDNHVLAYPDPNVVVGRRLAILPVEIVVRGYLAGSTGTSILTLYKTGRREMYGHRLPDGMRPHEKLPQPIITPTTKAGHGDHDAPLSEAEILERGLLTEDQWRTLSAAALALFARGQALAAERGLILADTKYEFGLDADGRIVLADEIHTPDSSRYWFAQSYPEHLSAGTLPESFDKDVVRNWVASRCDPYRDPVPEIPPEVVLRTAATYVSAFETITGERFALPDTSEPPLARIRRNIAAFLAR, translated from the coding sequence ATGCAGGCGGCCGAGCTCGCGCCCTTTTCCGACTACGTCCTGCCGGAGGCGACCCTGCCGGACCTGCCGGGTCACTACCGCGGCAAGGTGCGGGACAATTACGACCTGCCCGACGGACGGCGGATCCTGATCACCAGCGACCGGTTGAGCGCCTTCGACCGGGAATTGGCGGCGATCCCCCTCAAGGGCCAGGTGCTGACCCAGACCGCGCGCTACTGGTTCGAGAAGACGCGGGACATCTGCGACAACCACGTGCTCGCCTATCCCGATCCGAACGTGGTGGTGGGGCGTCGCCTCGCCATCCTGCCGGTCGAAATCGTGGTGCGCGGCTACCTCGCCGGCAGCACCGGGACCTCGATCCTGACCCTGTACAAGACCGGCCGGCGCGAGATGTACGGCCACCGGCTGCCGGACGGGATGCGCCCGCACGAGAAACTGCCGCAGCCGATCATCACCCCGACCACCAAGGCCGGCCACGGCGACCACGACGCCCCTCTCTCCGAAGCCGAGATCCTGGAGCGGGGGCTGCTGACGGAAGACCAGTGGCGCACCCTGTCGGCGGCGGCGCTCGCCCTGTTCGCCCGTGGCCAGGCCCTGGCGGCCGAGCGGGGGCTGATCCTCGCCGACACGAAGTACGAGTTCGGCCTCGATGCCGACGGGCGGATCGTGCTCGCCGACGAGATCCACACACCCGACAGCAGCCGCTACTGGTTCGCGCAGAGCTATCCGGAGCACCTCTCCGCCGGCACCCTGCCGGAGAGCTTCGACAAGGACGTGGTCCGCAACTGGGTCGCGTCCCGCTGCGACCCCTACCGCGACCCGGTGCCGGAGATCCCGCCCGAGGTGGTCCTGCGCACCGCCGCCACCTATGTCAGCGCCTTCGAGACCATCACCGGCGAGCGTTTCGCCCTGCCGGACACGAGCGAGCCGCCGCTCGCGCGAATCCGCCGCAACATCGCGGCGTTCCTGGCACGATAA